The Streptomyces sp. A2-16 sequence TGACCGAACCCTCGGCCGTGCGGCCCGTGAAGTCGGCCGTGCTGAACGGCCTGTACGTCCGACCGGCCCATCGCCGCGCCCGCGTCGGCGCCCGGCTGGTGGAGGAGTTCCTGGCCTGGGCCGAGGCGCGAGGGGCCGGGCACGCGGAGGTCGCGGCCTACGCGGCCAACCTGGAGGCGATCCGCTTCTACGAGCGCCAGGGCTTCGGGCCGCACGCGGTGACGCTGCGCCATGCCCTAGGTCGAAAGGCCGAGGTGGAACCCGGTCCGAACGGCCAGACTGGTCCGGTCAGCTGATGATCCAGCAGGAGGACGCACACCGATGGCCCCGCAGCCGCCCCGCCCCGCCGAGCAGCGCAAGCAGGACACCCTGCACCGACTGGAGCACGACGAGGACGTCTGGGTCGCCACGGCCCCCGACGACGGCTCGGGGGTGCCGTATCTCGTTCCGCTCTCGTTCCTCTGGGACGGCTCCACGCTTCTCCTCGCCACCCCGGCGGCCAGCCCCACGGGCCGCAATCTGAAGGCGACCGGCCGGGTGCGCCTCGGCCTCGGGCCGACCCGGGACGTGGTGATGATCGAAGGCACCGCCGAGACCGTCACCCAGGCCGAGCTGAGCGAGGAGGAGGGCGACCGGTTCGCCTCCGGGACCGGCTTCGACCCCCGGCAACTCACCACGCCCTACCTGTACTTCCGGGTCCGTCCGCTGCGGGTGCAGGCATGGCGGGAGGCCAATGAGCTCACCGGGCGTGAGCTGATGCGGGACGGACAGTGGCTGGTCGCCGACTGAATCGGCCGTGCCGGGATATCCGCAAGGTACAGGCCGCGGGGCGCAGGCACCCGCGGCCATACCCTTCGGAGGAGACATGGCACTGGTGATAGCGGGGGTCGTCGTGCTCGACTGTGCCGAGCCCGAGAAACTCGCCGTGTTCTACAAGGAGCTGCTGGAGGCCGAGGAGACGGGCGCGACCGCCAACCGCGTGGAGATCAGGGGAGCCGACGGCTTCCGGCTGGCGTTCCGCCGT is a genomic window containing:
- a CDS encoding pyridoxamine 5'-phosphate oxidase family protein, producing MAPQPPRPAEQRKQDTLHRLEHDEDVWVATAPDDGSGVPYLVPLSFLWDGSTLLLATPAASPTGRNLKATGRVRLGLGPTRDVVMIEGTAETVTQAELSEEEGDRFASGTGFDPRQLTTPYLYFRVRPLRVQAWREANELTGRELMRDGQWLVAD
- a CDS encoding GNAT family N-acetyltransferase, with the translated sequence MTTDEDLTVRRARPDDIPGLVASSAGLFAEDAGTRDTSVNADWPREHGAASYTDTLADPARLVLVVVHEGEVVGHLTGTLTEPSAVRPVKSAVLNGLYVRPAHRRARVGARLVEEFLAWAEARGAGHAEVAAYAANLEAIRFYERQGFGPHAVTLRHALGRKAEVEPGPNGQTGPVS